Proteins from a single region of Drosophila biarmipes strain raj3 chromosome 3R, RU_DBia_V1.1, whole genome shotgun sequence:
- the LOC108031659 gene encoding L-asparaginase 1, with protein MPAAKCGCLKKEARVHVIYVGGTIGMIRNESGVLHTVPNLLAERLHEFSSCHDKNYVSKSDDGGFMALPAVANAPYRVLYDMVEFCPLMDSSCMGICDWKRLANEVGKTYKSYDGFVILHGTDTLAYSASALSFMLENLNKPVVFTGAQIPIFEARSDGRENFLGALLIAGNYNIPEVLVFFGNKILRGCRSTKLNSDSFHALDSPNLPPLGRAGVNIEINSRQIFRPCNVKPFNVHPELNKNVALLRIYPGISVDVVRAFLKDPIQGVVLQTFGAGNFPVNREDLLDELREAVHRCVIIVNITQCSAGMVTNSYETSHALLEVGVIPGYDMTQEAAFTKLAYVLSKPEWDVANKKKVMLLSLRGELTTNKVAKINDIDLIEGVARTLHMSTALERQQMCSTFYPALVAAAVTEGDVHKLGDLKQYGANLCDTNCDGRSAMHLACFLGKLNCVCFLISAGCPVNVHDRFNRTPLHEAIDTDNHDIIKALLKSGAKLNDQPLVQAELLRALTERGKIRRLESFRLAGADLTLADRTGRTALHYACQLGNHEVVEYLLPHYKNPYLKDELGMSPIDYAKAANHAHILTLLRFRETELAKEDPCSCSN; from the exons ATGCCAGCGGCAAAGTGCGGTTGCTTGAAAAAGGAGGCTCGCGTCCATGTCATCTACGTGGGTGGAACAATCGGAATGATCCGCAACGAGTCCGGCG TACTGCACACCGTGCCGAATTTGTTGGCCGAGCGCCTCCATGAGTTTTCCAGCTGTCACGACAAAAATTACGTGAGCAAGAGTGATGATGGGGGCTTCATGGCTCTACCGGCAGTGGCCAATGCTCCTTATCGAGTCCTCTACGATATGGTCGAGTTCTGCCCTCTGATGGACTCCAGCTGCATGGGGATTTGCGACTGGAAGCGCTTGGCTAACGAAGTGGGA AAAACCTATAAGTCCTACGATGGCTTTGTCATTCTCCATGGCACCGATACCCTGGCCTACTCCGCCTCGGCGCTCTCCTTCATGCTGGAGAACCTTAACAAGCCAGTAGTGTTCACGGGTGCTCAGATACCTATCTTCGAGGCTCGAAGCGATGGTCGGGAAAACTTCCTGGGCGCTCTGCTGATTGCCGGCAATTACAACATTCCGGAGGTGCTCGTCTTCTTCGGCAACAAGATCCTGCGAGGCTGTCGCTCTACGAAGCTCAACTCGGACTCCTTCCACGCTCTGGACTCGCCAAATCTACCTCCTTTGGGTAGGGCTGGTGTGAATATTGAGATCAACAGCCGCCAAATCTTCCGGCCATGCAACGTTAAACCATTTAATGTTCATCCAGAGTTAAACAAGAACGTGGCTCTGTTGCGGATTTACCCGGGAATAAGTGTCGATGTGGTGAGGGCCTTCCTAAAGGACCCCATACAGGGCGTAGTCCTCCAGACCTTTGGAGCAGGCAACTTCCCCGTGAATCGTGAGGATTTGCTCGACGAACTGAGGGAGGCGGTCCACAGGTGCGTCATTATCGTAAACATCACCCAGTGCTCGGCGGGCATGGTCACCAATTCCTATGAGACTAGCCACGCCCTGCTGGAGGTGGGCGTAATCCCCGGCTACGACATGACCCAGGAGGCTGCCTTCACCAAGCTGGCCTACGTGCTCTCCAAGCCCGAGTGGGATGTGGCCAACAAGAAGAAGGTGATGCTGCTGAGTCTGCGCGGTGAGCTGACCACCAACAAGGTGGCCAAGATCAATGACATCGACCTGATCGAGGGCGTGGCCCGCACCCTGCACATGTCCACGGCGCTGGAGCGGCAGCAGATGTGCTCCACCTTCTATCCCGCTCTGGTGGCGGCCGCAGTCACCGAAGGTGATGTCCACAAGTTGGGCGATCTCAAGCAGTACGGCGCCAATCTGTGTGACACCAACTGCGATGGACGCTCCGCCATGCACTTGGCCTGCTTCCTGGGCAAGCTGAACTGCGTCTGCTTCCTGATCTCTGCTGGTTGTCCGGTTAATGTCCACGATCGGTTCAACCGCACGCCACTGCACGAGGCCATCGACACGGACAACCATGATATCATCAAGGCGCTGCTCAAGAGCGGGGCCAAGCTCAACGACCAGCCGCTGGTCCAGGCGGAACTGCTGCGCGCCCTCACGGAGCGGGGTAAGATCAGGCGGCTGGAGTCCTTCCGGCTGGCCGGGGCCGATCTCACACTGGCCGATCGCACGGGTCGAACGGCTCTGCACTACGCCTGTCAGCTGGGCAACCACGAGGTGGTGGAGTACCTGCTGCCGCACTACAAGAATCCGTACCTCAAGGACGAGCTGGGCATGTCGCCTATCGATTACGCCAAGGCAGCCAACCATGCCCACATCCTGACGCTGCTGCGATTCCGGGAGACCGAGCTGGCCAAGGAGGATCCCTGTTCCTGCTCGAATTAG
- the LOC108031087 gene encoding alpha-2-macroglobulin receptor-associated protein, translating to MVRSAPVVAVIALFLLIASLGVDADKMQSKKYSKEANDPHFQQVKQETYDPDFRTIQRPFRMAKLNLVWAKAQNRLTEPKLKSLYMELKIHDKEEIAWKQLNSQHKDKDGLKEDELRRKLIGIMSSYDLLEHFDDTQDSEKLKPYKKFHDPEERYKNKSLFKDKKLVRLWEKAELSGFTAEELKSLKQEFDHHQDKVDVYYSLLENIGTVDIDKHENAINTEDLDNYNLISNDANENEIKTHAQNVKSYENDLNTLRGHHAGIKDHYDRLERLVSSGPHSQDFIEPKVQGLWRVAKSSNFTEKELESIKTELHHFESRLLKLRHLHAEHALHKEKYKGEKHKDKSNRFEDMEDQLKKQTRKVEKLQENIEKTIFKHTEL from the exons ATGGTTAGGTCAGCACCGGTAGTTGCAGTCATTGCGCTTTTCCTGCTGATCGCATCGCTGGGCGTGGATGCCGACAAGATGCAGAGCAAGAAGTACAGCAAAGAGGCGAATGACCCGCATTTCCAGCAAGTAAAGCAGGAGACGTATGACCCGGACTTCAGAACCATCCAGCGGCCATTCCGCATGGCCAAATTGAAtctcgtgtgggccaaggctCAGAAT CGCCTAACAGAGCCCAAGCTCAAGTCGCTCTACATGGAGCTCAAGATCCACGACAAGGAGGAGATCGCCTGGAAGCAGCTCAACTCGCAGCACAAGGACAAGGATGGCCTTAAGGAGGACGAGCTGCGCCGCAAGCTCATTGGCATCATGAGCAGCTACGATCTGCTGGAGCACTTTGACGACACCCAGGATTCGGAGAAGCTTAAGCCCTATAAG AAATTCCATGACCCAGAGGAgcgttacaaaaacaagagccTCTTCAAGGACAAGAAACTTGTCCGGCTGTGGGAAAAAGCTGAGCTTTCCGGCTTCACTGCTGAGGAATTGAAATCCCTGAAGCAGGAGTTTGATCACCACCAGGACAAAGTCGATGTGTACTACAGCTTGCTGGAAAATATCGGCACAGTGGATATCGACAAGCATGAGA aCGCCATTAATACCGAAGACCTGGACAACTACAATCTGATTTCGAATGATGCCAACGAAAACGAAATCAAAACCCATGCACAAAACGTTAAGAGCTACGAAAACGACCTTAACACCCTTCGGGGTCATCATGCCGGAATCAAGGATCATTACGATAGGCTGGAACGCCTGGTGTCCTCCGGCCCACACAGTCAGGACTTTATCGAGCCTAAAGTTCAGGGTCTGTGGCGCGTGGCTAAGTCTAGCAATTTCACTGAAAAGGAACTGGAGTCCATTAAGACTGAATTGCATCATTTCGAAAGCCGGCTATTAAAGCTTCGTCATCTGCATGCCGAGCATGCCTTGCACAAGGAGAAGTACAAG GGCGAAAAGCACAAGGACAAGAGCAATCGCTTCGAGGACATGGAGGATCAGCTGAAAAAGCAGACTCGCAAGGTGGAGAAACTGCAGGAGAACATTGAAAAAACCATCTTCAAGCACACAGAACTTTGA
- the LOC108031915 gene encoding uncharacterized protein LOC108031915, with translation MRAEVAVSCFLLVFHSVCCQSGSEEYWVDPHPAWADLVQDFNQPDGSCQCPAVPERSQADIEDDLALTYFKKFVNLLFQRKRLQYDAKSAIYKRSLLFSLLSRQLEELEKVQDARDLDILLTKILESAEEAPLFEGRSGCSYAQQGVFSLLVDIVKDFVALTKTTEVQFILFAAAAIILGCIVHKRFRIRLISIVLGGIFLCGYIHTYLECNRKLDVEAMMEVMKHHQEQKSYAEMSWFARLKGYVMTASPQDKQIEMLRKSSKISLSICMPDHVLFMYMNDLFIKQLEILLEKVSATMTKLSYGLSFPYNLLAPILLVALVGYIIKLTFKYIISPRAWASLVHNNPAPVAAPVAQQPIAAREADGDCISGENLKMLLNVMNATSVSQQSQQTQRPPAVSGVQDVIEALEAPTTPEKKDSLDVSDSSSKSRSSVPEEEGFTLVDDPEDDEVIDNV, from the exons ATGAGGGCGGAGGTAGCGGTCAGTTGCTTCTTACTAGTATTCCACAGCGTGTGCTGCCAGAGCGGCAGCGAGGAGTATTGGGTGGACCCGCATCCCGCCTGGGCGGACTTGGTCCAGGATTTCAATCAGCCGGATGGATCCTGCCAGTGCCCGGCGGTTCCGGAGCGATCCCAGGCAGACATAGAGGACGACCTAGCCCTCACATACTTCAAAAAGTTCGTCAATCTGCTGTTCCAACGCAAGCGTTTGCAG TACGATGCCAAATCGGCGATCTATAAGCGATCGTTGCTTTTCTCGCTGCTGTCGAGGCAGCTGGAGGAACTGGAGAAGGTGCAGGATGCCCGGGATCTGGACATACTGCTGACAAAGATACTGGAGTCCGCCGAGGAAGCTCCATTGTTTGAGGGCAGGTCCGGATGCTCCTATGCCCAGCAAGGTGTGTTCTCCTTATTGGTGGATATTGTCAAGGACTTCGTAGCGCTGACAAAAACAACTGAG GTGCAATTCATCCTATTTGCTGCAGCAGCCATCATACTTGGCTGTATTGTGCACAAACGCTTCCGTATCCGGCTTATTTCAATCGTTCTGGGAGGCATTTTCCTGTGCGGATACATCCACACCTACCTAGAGTGCAACAGA aaaCTAGATGTCGAAGCTATGATGGAGGTCATGAAACATCACCAGGAACAAAAGAGCTATGCGGAAATGTCCTGGTTTGCTCGCCTGAAGGGCTATGTAATGACTGCCTCGCCACAGGATAAGCAAATAGAGATGCTGAG AAAATCTTCCAAGATTAGCCTTTCAATTTGCATGCCTGACCACGTGCTTTTTATGTATATGAATGATCTGTTTATCAAGCAGCTTGAAATTTTGCTAGAAAAGGTGTCGGCAACTATGACGAAACTGTCGT ATGGATTGTCGTTCCCTTATAATCTTCTGGCCCCCATCCTCTTGGTGGCCTTGGTGGGATACATTATAAAgttaacatttaaatacatCATAAGCCCCAGAGCTTGGGCCTCCCTGGTCCACAACAATCCAGCCCCGGTCGCCGCACCAGTGGCACAGCAGCCTATTGCAGCGCGGGAGGCCGATGGCGACTGCATTTCGGGCGAGAACTTAAAGATGCTGTTAAATGTAATGAATGCGACAAGTGTTTCGCAGCAGTCACAGCAAACGCAGCGACCACCCGCCGTTTCGGGAGTACAGGATGTAATAGAAGCTTTGGAAGCTCCTACTACGCCGGAGAAAAAAGACAGTCTAGATGTGAGCGACTCCAGCAGCAAAAGTAGAAGCAGCGTTCCCGAGGAGGAAGGATTTACGCTGGTCGACGATCCCGAAGATGACGAAGTCATCGATAATGTGTAG
- the LOC108031686 gene encoding serine-rich adhesin for platelets: protein MVEATTSELRLEAPNSYTYLLATLSLTLTFIVMLGACLCCKKRIPKNDLMGVEGMVKLKNPEEVVVVTNLVGNSESQAELNASTVSNADSEKRSSTAAHRSLPDIPVAESNDNGSELYETVADKQLVDARNARSQSPQPSMKKQTSVSQHSSISQADDVSSPYSRVKGLPHDYAKVRGTEHPYAQLNAPSTSHVANHGSAAAAAAAAVVAGSSSDGIDPMHRSSQHSEGSREHNDSAPVQAEIPAASAIAGMISASQDLPYMTPPIANQHFSGDSQDSSKGYTSISVREPLANILAQQPPGKPSNRNPTLSRDVNDSHYATVSDDSDETYAAIEDPNNRHQANAADIYTSGSETYAQIQPMQANPIVVAVEINNSSSIPTANASTVMVGVGASGGIHRPTSSSGADHGMPVPPPVDSLRAQMHSRQASSSSNNSTSVCNLGSPKPEKRQANSPLPPTPKASVGQSHHLHAGSISNLTSGRNSVISVIEAGAEGHEAESGESSPQRKHSKSLSPSKEGEGNKNIEGMYAKVMKKHKFSRNSPSSQNSSPILSRKQQQDALGVSPLDSAAALLVDAQKGRVRSNSYSAKDHGYETIPADGQVMHENRKSDCYAANMLQKERLQEGGAIAQPVTIATAIAVSASTKHYETILNQPQPPPPTPPSNSNNDPGYEQLQLHPVPAGEDEAKKSDYDPNYEVLKSRAHSDDGYAKVLEKKRPPVPADASGYSTIPGADANHNYASILETKAAAETDHYARIAEKALAGTPGSGSSRLTLTSPSSTSNSISLNSSTVATSTPPSLSQYESLTGTGSETDPNYESVCYLTTAANAATTTTTTTSTSSGAEPGYEPLQADQESDTQASSPLSGAASTPSEQLLVDDYFHV, encoded by the exons ATGGTGGAGGCCACGACGTCAGAGCTGCGCCTGGAGGCCCCCAACTCGTACACGTACCTCCTGGCGACCCTCAGCCTGACGCTCACTTTCATCGTAATGCTGGGCGCTTGTCTCTGCTGCAAGAAGCGCATTCCCAA AAATGACTTGATGGGCGTAGAGGGCATGGTCAAGCTGAAGAATCCCGAAGAGGTCGTTGTGGTCACCAACCTGGTGGGCAACAGCGAGTCCCAGGCTGAGCTAAACGCATCCACAGTCTCCAATGCAGACTCTGAAAAGAG GTCAAGCACTGCCGCCCATCGCAGTTTGCCGGACATTCCCGTGGCCGAGAGCAATGATAACGGCTCCGAACTATACGAAACCGTGGCGGACAAGCAGCTGGTCGATGCCCGCAATGCCCGTAGCCAAAGTC CCCAGCCAAGCATGAAGAAACAGACCAGCGTGTCGCAGCATAGCTCAATCAGCCAGGCGGATGATGTCAGTTCACCGTACTCGCGCGTAAAGGGTCTGCCGCACGACTACGCCAAGGTGCGGGGCACTGAGCATCCCTATGCCCAGCTGAATGCCCCTTCCACTTCGCATGTGGCCAACCATGGatctgcagcagctgctgctgcggcggctgtAGTGGCCGGATCCTCCAGCGACGGCATCGATCCCATGCACCGCAGCTCCCAGCACAGCGAGGGCTCAAGGGAGCACAATGACTCGGCGCCGGTACAAGCAGAGATTCCCGCCGCCTCCGCCATTGCAGGCATGATTTCGGCTAGCCAAGATCTGCCCTACATGACGCCACCCATCGCCAACCAGCATTTTAGCGGCGACTCGCAGGATTCATCAA AGGGATACACAAGCATTAGTGTAAGAGAACCACTGGCAAACATTCTGGCCCAACAACCACCGGGGAAACCGTCGAATAGGAACCCGACTTTATCGCGGGATGTGAACGACTCCCACTACGCCACCGTATCGGACGATTCTG aTGAAACTTATGCGGCCATTGAGGATCCCAACAATCGCCACCAGGCCAATGCCGCTGATATTTACACGAGTGGTTCGGAGACCTACGCACAAATCCAGCCCATGCAGGCCAATCCCATAGTGGTGGCCGTCGAGATTAATAACAGCAGCAGTATCCCGACTGCCAATGCTTCAACCGTCATGGTCGGAGTCGGTGCCAGCGGCGGAATACACCgacccaccagcagcagcggtGCCGATCATGGCATGCCTGTTCCACCGCCGGTGGACAGCCTGCGAGCTCAGATGCACTCGCGACAGGCCTCATCCTCGTCCAACAACAGCACGTCTGTGTGCAATCTGGGTTCACCAAAGCCGGAGAAGCGCCAGGCGAACTCGCCGCTGCCACCGACGCCCAAAGCAAGTGTGGGGCAGTCGCATCATCTGCACGCCGGCAGCATTAGTAACCTAACTTCTGGCCGGAACTCGGTTATATCGGTGATTGAAGCGGGTGCTGAAGGTCACGAGGCAGAATCTGGGGAATCGTCGCCGCAGCGCAAGCACAGCAAGAGTCTCAGTCCATCCAAGGAAGGCGAGGGCAACAAAAACATTGAGGGCATGTACGCCAAG GTCATGAAAAAGCACAAATTTTCGCGCAACTCTCCGTCCTCACAGAACAGTTCGCCCATTCTGTCCAGAAAGCAACAGCAGGATGCCTTGGGCGTGAGTCCGCTGGACAGTGCTGCAGCCTTATTAGTGGATGCCCAAAAAGGTCGTGTGCGGAGCAATAGCTATTCGGCCAAGGATCACGGCTACGAAACGATTCCAGCCGATGGCCAGGTGATGCACGAGAACCGAAAGTCGGATTGCTATGCGGCCAACATGTTGCAAAAGGAGCGTCTGCAGGAGGGAGGAG CGATTGCCCAGCCAGTTACGATAGCAACAGCAATTGCGGTCAGCGCCAGCACAAAGCACTACGAGACTATCCTTAACCAGCCACAGCCGCCGCCACCGACGCCGCCGtccaacagcaacaacgatCCAGGCTACGAGCAACTGCAGCTCCACCCAGTTCCCGCCGGCGAGGATGAAGCCAAAAAGTCGGACTACGATCCCAACTACGAGGTGCTCAAGAGTCGAGCCCACTCGGACGACGGCTATGCCAAGGTGCTGGAGAAGAAGCGCCCGCCCGTCCCCGCTGACGCCTCCGGCTACAGCACCATTCCAGGGGCGGATGCCAACCACAACTATGCCAGCATTCTGGAGACGAAGGCCGCTGCGGAGACGGACCACTACGCGCGGATAGCAGAAAAAGCCTTGGCGGGAACTCCGGGCAGCGGCAGTAGTCGCCTGACCCTCACATCACCCAGCTCCACATCCAATTCCATCTCGCTGAACTCTTCGACGGTGGCCACCAGCACGCCCCCGTCCCTGTCGCAGTACGAATCGCTGACGGGAACGGGCAGTGAAACGGATCCCAACTACGAGTCGGTTTGCTACCTGACCACGGCGGCCAACGCAGCGACGACCACCACTACGACGACCAGCACGAGCAGTGGGGCGGAGCCGGGCTATGAGCCGCTGCAGGCAGATCAGGAGTCGGACACGCAGGCGAGCAGTCCGCTGAGTGGAGCAGCCTCCACGCCCAGCGAGCAGTTGCTGGTGGACGACTACTTTCACGTGTAG
- the LOC108031685 gene encoding BTB/POZ domain-containing protein KCTD3 produces MSYFTHPASSDLVNLNVGGQRFSTSRQTLTWIPDTFFTALLSGRISSLRDEHNAIFIDRDPTLFSIILNYLRTKDIDIKNCEIRALRHEAEYYGITPLTKRLALCEDLSHSSCGDVLFYGFLAAPAMPSNEAVPAATAAVVDEPLPSTSASAVSARPGSMVRVPEPSRSSHSRNSSWDLRLGRTGSSGTGPNPPAPMLHSRNPSMDFMRHSRNSSADLNKVFRNEVGLVFSPTQNSQWVDPMRVQIIKAHQNWIAVAYAHFVTCYRVKDSNGWQQVFTSPHIDATIERIAINSKVNTSAAEPVPSKMVAISYGSQIRLWSIQEGGQKTDVGTFNLNVRVEYLFFIGSQLVALSSSGKIGVWHAMTQHWQIQDLVPVLSFDSAGSFLLLGCNNGSIYYIDMQKFPLRMKDNDLLVTELYKDVTLDPITAISVYLTPKTSSISGNWIEIAYGTKSGAVRIIVQHPETAGHGPHLFETFFVHQSPVTKVMLSEKYLVSVCSEYHHVRTWSLTRFRGMLSTQPGSTPEASFKIVSLEATDTSYSYAAGNDFGPYGDYDDMIFVQKVVPETDQLYVRLASNGDRVCVIRSVDSSTISAFCVHECEVSSRMGSRFILTGHCNGAIQMWDLTTALALLSKDEPQQKTNGGPDTNELLRLLDQCEISNSSCTTPCMSPCLSAMGNGSGMASSIARMKASNIALLNREPAPSIAAQVQPLAPVQPPLPAAAVAPAVIPMADDNNE; encoded by the exons ATGTCCTACTTCACGCACCCCGCCAGCAGCGACCTGGTCAACCTCAATGTGGGTGGTCAGCG CTTTTCCACGTCGCGGCAAACGCTTACGTGGATCCCGGACACCTTCTTTACGGCCCTGCTCAGCGGACGCATCTCGAGCCTGAGGGACGAACACAACGCCATCTTCATCGACCGCGACCCGACGCTCTTTTCGATCATCCTCAACTACCTGAGGACCAAGGACATCGACATCAAGAACTGCGAGATTCGCGCCTTGCGGCACGAGGCGGAATACTATGGGATCACGCCGCTGACCAAGCGCCTGGCCCTCTGCGAGGACCTCAGCCATTCGTCCTGCGGCGATGTGCTCTTCTACGGCTTCCTGGCGGCGCCGGCCATGCCCTCAAACGAAGCCGTGCCagccgccaccgccgctgTTGTGGACGAGCCCCTGCCCTCCACTTCGGCCAGTGCGGTTAGTGCTCGTCCCGGCTCCATGGTACGGGTTCCGGAGCCCTCGCGTTCCTCACACTCACGAAATTCGTCGTGGGATCTGCGATTGGGTCGCACGGGAAGCAGTGGCACTGGCCCTAATCCGCCAGCACCCATGCTGCACTCCCGCAATCCTTCGATGGACTTTATGCGGCACTCGCGAAACTCTTCGGCGGATCTGAACAAGGTCTTCCGGAACGAAGTGGGCCTGGTGTTCAGCCCCACGCAGAACTCACAATGGGTGGACCCCATGCGAGTGCAGATCATCAAGGCGCACCAAAACTGGATAGCAGTGGCCTACGCTCACTTTGTGACCTGCTACCGCGTGAAGGACTCAAACGGTTGGCAACAGGTCTTCACATCGCCACACATCGACGCCACCATAGAAAGGATCGCCATCAATTCGAAGGTGAACACCTCCGCGGCGGAGCCAGTGCCCAGCAAGATGGTAGCCATATCGTACGGCAGTCAAATCAGGTTGTGGAGCATCCAGGAAGGTGGTCAGAAAACAGACGTGGGCACCTTCAATCTAAACGTCCGGGTGGAGTATCTCTTCTTCATCGGTAGCCAACTGGTGGCCCTATCCTCGTCCGGCAAGATCGGCGTGTGGCACGCCATGACCCAGCACTGGCAGATCCAGGACCTGGTGCCCGTGCTTTCCTTCGACTCGGCCGGCTCGTTCCTGCTGTTGGGCTGCAACAACGGATCCATCTACTACATAGACATGCAGAAGTTCCCGCTCCGGATGAAAGACAACGATTTGCTGGTCACGGAGCTCTACAAAGATGTCACACTGGACCCCATCACGGCCATCTCGGTGTACCTTACCCCAAAGACCTCGAGCATCAGTGGCAATTGGATAGAGATTGCCTACGGCACCAAGTCGGGGGCCGTGCGGATTATCGTTCAGCATCCGGAGACAGCTGGCCATGGCCCACATCTGTTCGAGACTTTCTTTGTGCACCAGAGTCCTGTTACGAAGGTGATGCTGTCGGAGAAGTACCTCGTCTCCGTGTGCAGCGAGTACCACCACGTGCGAACCTGGAGTCTCACCCGCTTTAGGGGTATGCTGTCCACTCAGCCGGGCTCCACGCCGGAGGCCTCTTTCAAGATCGTCTCGCTAGAGGCCACCGACACCAGCTACAGCTATGCGGCTGGCAATGATTTCGGACCCTACGGCGATTACGACGATATGATATTCGTGCAGAAAGTGGTGCCCGAAACGGATCAACTGTACGTGCGCTTGGCCTCCAACGGGGACCGGGTGTGCGTCATCCGGTCCGTGGACAGCTCCACAATCTCGGCTTTCTGTGTGCACGAGTGCGAGGTATCGTCGCGCATGGGATCCCGCTTCATACTCACCGGTCACTGCAACGGCGCCATCCAGATGTGGGACCTAACCACCGCCCTGGCGCTGCTCTCCAAGGATGAGCCGCAGCAGAAAACCAATGGCGGACCCGACACCAACGAGCTTCTCCGCCTACTTGACCAGTGTGAAATCAGCAATTCATCATGCACAACTCCTTGTATGTCACCGTGTCTATCAGCTATGGGCAACGGCTCTGGAATGGCCTCCTCCATAGCGCGCATGAAAGCCAGCAACATAGCCCTGCTCAATCGGGAGCCGGCACCATCAATCGCTGCCCAGGTGCAGCCTCTAGCCCCAGTGCAACCTCCTCTTCCGGCGGCGGCAGTGGCGCCTGCTGTAATCCCGATGGCTGACGACAACAACGAATGA